A window from Kluyveromyces lactis strain NRRL Y-1140 chromosome E complete sequence encodes these proteins:
- a CDS encoding uncharacterized protein (highly similar to uniprot|P42942 Saccharomyces cerevisiae YGR210C Hypothetical ORF), giving the protein MPRDPLIGIVGKPSSGKSTTLNSLTDASAQVGAFPFTTIEPNRATGYLQVNCACSRVGLQKLCKPNYGWCENGLRHIPIMLLDVAGLVPGAHSGRGLGNKFLDDLRHADALIHVVDVSGTTDAEGKNTRGYDPLQDIVWLQDEIRLWIEGNLHKRWGSIVRKHTATKSSAVDTLQQQFGGYGSHAPMIQRALGRIPGLPPLEQWDNEWITEVVKSFMQEKFPTVLALNKMDHPDADKNVSKIMLKYPDVKCVLTSAITEVFLRKLKKQGFIRYEEGTEFVDTFEDDDTLKPLDEKLIQRIEVIRDLVLYRFGSTGVVQVLQAAASTLNLIPVYTVRNIHTFAGGNGENVFRDCFLVKKGTTVGKVATYIMGDVTVAAIETVGGIRVSEDDKVDEGVNDILTFKLAPKSK; this is encoded by the coding sequence ATGCCTCGTGATCCGTTGATCGGTATTGTTGGAAAGCCATCTAGTGGTAAATCTACCACTCTCAATTCTTTGACTGATGCTTCTGCGCAAGTCGGAGCATTCCCCTTTACTACAATTGAACCGAATAGAGCTACTGGATACTTGCAAGTGAACTGTGCCTGCAGTAGGGTAGGGTTGCAAAAGTTGTGTAAACCGAATTATGGATGGTGTGAGAACGGTCTTAGACACATTCCTATCATGCTCTTGGATGTGGCAGGGCTTGTGCCAGGTGCGCATAGTGGTCGAGGTTTAGGAAATAAGTTTTTAGATGATTTGAGACATGCAGATGCTTTGATTCATGTTGTCGACGTGAGTGGAACGACTGACGCGGAGGGGAAGAACACCCGAGGGTACGATCCATTGCAGGACATTGTGTGGTTACAGGATGAAATTAGGTTGTGGATTGAGGGGAATTTGCATAAGAGATGGGGGTCCATCGTCCGAAAACATACTGCGACCAAGTCCAGTGCTGTAGATACGTTGCAGCAGCAGTTCGGTGGGTACGGTTCACATGCGCCAATGATTCAAAGAGCTTTAGGTAGAATTCCTGGCTTACCACCTTTGGAACAATGGGATAATGAATGGATCACTGAAGTTGTTAAGTCGTTCATGCAAGAGAAGTTCCCCACTGTGTTGGCTTTGAACAAGATGGATCATCCAGATGCGGATAAAAACGTTAGTAAGATTATGTTGAAATACCCTGACGTTAAATGTGTCCTAACAAGTGCCATCACCGAAGTTTTCCTCCGtaaattgaagaaacaaggGTTCATACGTTACGAAGAAGGCACAGAATTTGTTGATACgtttgaagatgacgatacGTTAAAACCGTTAGATGAGAAACTGATACAGAGAATTGAAGTTATACGAGACCTTGTACTATACAGATTCGGTTCTACAGGTGTCGTTCAAGTATTACAGGCAGCTGCAAGTACTTTAAATTTGATCCCGGTGTACACGGTACGCAACATCCATACCTTCGCTGGTGGGAACGGTGAAAATGTGTTCCGCGATTGTTTTCTGGTCAAGAAGGGGACTACGGTAGGGAAAGTTGCTACTTACATTATGGGTGACGTCACTGTAGCTGCTATTGAAACTGTTGGTGGTATCAGGGTCAGTGAAGATGATAAGGTGGACGAAGGTGTTAACGATATCTTGACATTCAAACTTGCACCAAAGAGTAAGTAA
- a CDS encoding uncharacterized protein (uniprot|Q70DJ7 Kluyveromyces lactis jen1 Lactate permease): MNNNNITPESDSMKSNDNDQTNDYMPDVADFDHTQTNTNEIARAISHPGSVLSRVASYVSRKDRYVDENGNEVWQDDEVSILMEEDETPDFTWKNIRHYAITRFTTLTELHRVSMENINPIPELRKMTLHNWNYFFMGYAAWLCAAWAFFAVSVSTAPLATLYGKETKDISWGLSLVLFVRSAGAIIFGIWTDNYSRKWPYITCLGLFLICQLCTPWAKTYTQFLGVRWISGIAMGGIYACASATAIEDAPVKARSFLSGLFFTAYAMGFIFAIIFYRAFLNVNGENYWKVQFWFSIWLPAVLILWRLVWPETKYFTKVLKARQLMRDDAIAKNGGQPLPKLSFKQKFANVKKTVSKYWLLFGYLILLLVGPNYLTHASQDLFPTMLRAQLRFSEDAVTVAIVVVCLGSIAGGMFFGQLMEITGRRVGLLLALIMAGCFTYPAFMLKTSSAVLGAGFMLWFSILGVWGVLPIHLSELSPPEARALVSGLAYQLGNLASAASVVIENDLADLYPIEWNSAGEVTNKDYSKVMAILTGSSVIFTFVLVFVGHEKFHRDLSSPHLKSYIERVDQTEEVAAMTGSTANSISSKPSDDQLEKVSV, translated from the coding sequence ATGAATAACAACAATATTACACCAGAGTCTGACTCTATGAAATCTAATGATAATGATCAAACAAACGATTATATGCCGGATGTAGCGGATTTCGACCATACGCAAACCAATACCAATGAGATTGCTAGAGCCATTTCCCATCCTGGTTCAGTTTTGTCACGTGTTGCATCGTATGTGTCAAGAAAGGACAGATATGTCGATGAAAACGGTAACGAGGTGTGGCAGGACGATGAAGTGTCGATTCTTATGGAGGAAGACGAAACCCCAGATTTCACTTGGAAAAACATTCGTCACTATGCGATCACTAGATTTACCACTTTGACCGAGCTTCATAGGGTATCGatggaaaatatcaatCCGATCCCAGAGTTGAGAAAGATGACTTTACACAACTGGAACTATTTCTTTATGGGGTATGCGGCTTGGTTATGTGCCGCTTGGGCGTTCTTTGCAGTGTCCGTTTCTACGGCTCCATTGGCTACTTTGTACGGCAAAGAAACTAAGGATATCTCTTGGGGTCTTTCGTTGGTTCTTTTCGTTAGATCTGCTGGTGCCATCATCTTCGGTATCTGGACCGATAACTATTCGAGAAAATGGCCTTACATCACTTGTTTGGGTTTATTCTTAATCTGTCAACTTTGTACCCCATGGGCCAAGACTTACACTCAGTTCTTGGGTGTTAGATGGATTTCTGGTATCGCTATGGGTGGTATCTACGCTTGTGCCTCTGCCACTGCCATTGAAGATGCCCCAGTGAAGGCAAGATCCTTCCTATCAGGTCTTTTCTTTACCGCATATGCTATGGGTTTCATCTTTGCCATCATCTTTTACAGAGCTTTCTTGAACGTTAACGGTGAAAACTACTGGAAGGTTCAATTCTGGTTCTCTATCTGGTTACCAGCTGTGTTGATCTTATGGAGATTGGTTTGGCCTGAGACTAAATATTTCACTAAGGTGTTAAAGGCTAGACAATTGATGAGAGACGATGCCATTGCCAAGAACGGTGGTCAACCATTGCCAAAATTgtctttcaaacaaaaattcGCTAACGTTAAGAAAACTGTTTCTAAATACTGGTTATTGTTCGGTTACTTGATTCTCTTGCTTGTTGGTCCAAACTACTTGACCCATGCCTCTCAAGATTTGTTCCCAACCATGTTACGTGCTCAATTGCGTTTCTCTGAAGACGCTGTTACCGTTGCCATTGTTGTTGTATGTTTGGGTTCCATCGCTGGTGGTATGTTCTTTGGTCAACTAATGGAAATCACCGGTAGAAGAGTAGGTTTGCTCTTGGCCCTTATCATGGCCGGTTGTTTCACTTATCCAGCTTTCATGTTGAAGACAAGTTCTGCTGTGTTGGGTGCAGGGTTCATGCTTTGGTTCTCCATTCTTGGTGTCTGGGGTGTTCTTCCAATCCATCTTTCCGAATTATCTCCTCCAGAAGCTAGAGCTTTGGTCTCTGGTCTTGCCTATCAATTAGGTAACTTGGCTTCTGCCGCTTCGGTCGTTATCGAAAACGATTTGGCTGATTTGTACCCAATCGAATGGAACTCCGCAGGTGAAGTAACAAACAAGGATTACTCTAAAGTTATGGCTATCTTGACTGGTTCCAGTGTCATCTTCACTTTTGTCTTGGTATTTGTCGGTCACGAGAAGTTCCACAGAGATTTATCCTCTCCTCATTTGAAATCTTATATCGAAAGAGTTGACCAAACGGAAGAAGTTGCTGCTATGACAGGTTCCACGGCCAATTCTATTTCTTCTAAGCCAAGTGAtgatcaattggaaaaggttTCAGTTTGA